Within Hydrogenispora ethanolica, the genomic segment CTTGCGGGCGGCAACCATTTATCTACGATGCCGGTTGCCCGGCACCTCTAGCGACCAACCCGGGAGAAAAGCGGGCCACTTTAGCTCTCCCCTATTTGGTCTTGCTCCGGATGGGGTTTTCCAAGCCAGCCGATTCCTCGACTGCTGGTGCGCTCTTACCGCACCTTTTCAGCATTGCCATGAAACCTTGCGGCCATTCGGCGTCTTCTTTTCTGCGGCACTTTCCGTGGGGTCGCCCCCCCTGGACGTTATCCAGCATCCTGCCCTATGGAGCTCGGACTTTCCTCAGATCATACGACCCGCGGTCACCCGAGACAGTTATCCATCGACTCGCTCCTGACGGATGAGCGAAACTTAGTTTACCATATCAAAACGTTTCTGTCAAAGGGAGATTATTCCCAGTGGTCCGGTTCCCGTCCTGCTGGGGCGCGACGGGAACCGCGAACCGAATTTAAGCATAATACAAAATCCGGCCGCAACTTTCGCAGAAAAGCAAGGTATCCTCCGCCCGCTTCACGTTTTGGAGCATCGATTCGGAGAGGCTGATATGGCAGGCGCCGCAGCTGTTGCTTTTCACCTTGGCCATGCCGATTCCGTGATGGGATTTGGCGATCCGGCGGTACCGCTCCAGCCAATCCTTGGGCAGCTTCGCCGCGACCTGTTCAGCCTCTTCGGTCAGGTCCTGCTCCTCGATGGTCACTTCCAGGAGCTGTCGGGCATGTTCCTGCTTGAGCTGCTCCAAAACGCCTACGGTTTCATCGCGGATCGCTGTCAATTGACTCAATTTGGCGGAGAGTTGTTCTTCCCCTTCCATCAGTTGCAGGAGGTCATCCTCCAAGGCCGCCCGTTTCTTGGCATACTCGGCCGCTTTTTGCTGCAGCTGCTCCAGTTCCCGGGCGCTGGATACGCCGCCTCCATACAGCTTCCGTTCTTCGGCCGCCAGATGCTCCTGGCAAGTCTTGAGTTCCAGTTCCAGGCGGCGCTGGTTGGTCTGTAGTCGCTGTCTTTCGGCCTCGGACTCCTTCAGCAATTGGTCGCTGTTCTGCCAAGCCTTCTGGCGTTCCTTCAATTCCGGATCCTCGGCAATGCGCAGCCGCAGTTTCTGAAGGGCCAGCAACCGGCCCTCGATCTCTTGCAGCCGGTATAAATGGGGTAAATTAACCATTTTAACTCCTATCGCTGCTCATAATTTAGCGGTACGGTCTTCCCACTTCAAACTCCAGATCAAACATGATTTTCGCGCATTCAGAGCGTGTGATAAGGTTCTTCCCGGATCGCGCGGCTGAGGAGTAATTGGGGACCGTCCGCTTCACTCCAGAGCTTGCTGAAATGACCCAGCAACCAATCGCCGAAGATCCGTTCGGTTGCCCAGTGGCCGGCGTCCAATAATGCCAACCCGTGTTCCTGCGCGGTAAGAAAGTCGTGATAACCCAAATCTCCGCTCAAATAGAGATCGGCCCGGCTCTGCAGCGCCATCTTGAGTAAACTGCCGCCGCTGCCGGTGCAGAGGGCTACCCGTCGAATTTTTCGTTCAGGATCGCCGCATATTCTCATTCCGGTAGGTTGCAGCTGTTCCTGGACTTTCCGGCTGAAATCTCCCAGCGTCAACGGTTCCGGCAGCCGGCCGATCCGTCCCAAGCCGGCCTTCGGCTGCGTCACTAGAGGGACGACATCAATGGCCGGTTCCTCATAGGGATGGTGGCTGCGAATCGCCGCCAAAATCCGGGGCAGATCCGCCCGGGCCGCGACCATCTCCAGGCGGATCTCCGGGACATCGGTCTGCTGCTCCGGCTGGCCGATCCAGGGATGCGCCGAAGCCCCGGGCCTGAACGACCCGCTGCCCTGCACCTGGAAGGCGCACTCCTGATAATCGCCCATCCGGCCGGCCCCGGCCTCCGCCATGGCCCGGCGGATTGCCCGCGCGTGCTCGGCGGGGACGAAAACCGTGACTTTGCAAGTACTATCGGAACCGGCGCCCACCAGCGGGACGAGGGATTCTAGACCCAACCGTTCCGCCAGATACTGGTTTAAGCCATCTTCCGCTTTATCGGCATTGGTATGAACCGCAATAAAAAAGAGATTTGCCTTCAACAAACGTTCCAGGCTTGCGCCGAGCGGCGTGTCCAGGTCGAGACGGGCCAGGGGTTTAAAGATCAGCGGATGATGAGTAATAAAGCCATCCACCTGTAAGGAGATGCCCTCTTCGATGACCTCCGGCCGCAAATCCAGCGCCACGAGGATCCGGCGCGCCGGTTGCTGAGTCCGGCCCACCTGCAAGCCCACCTGATCCCAAGATTCGGCCAAATCCCAAGGCGCGACCCGGTTCACGGCTTCCAGGATCTGCTTCACCGTAAGCATCGAACAACCTCCTTTTCCGCAACTCGTTGATCCATAATATTCGGGTCCCGGGGTTGATTTCCTCCTATTTGAGGAGCAACAAATTCGGCGGATGAGTCCTTTTAAAAGCCATGTGATAAAGTCCTCAAATTCGGAAATCACTCTTTCATAAGGATTAAAAATGACTTTATCACTTGCTTTTCCGAGCTTTTGTGAACACCCCGACCTTCGTATCACAACGCTTTTAAACGAGCTTTTCTACGGCTTAAGATTGGCTTCAGAAAACAGAAAAAGTGGGTCTCCCCACTTTGTTTCGTGATAAATATGGTGGGCCCACTTGGGTTCGAACCAAGGACCGATCGGTTATGAGCCGACTGCTCTGCCGCTGAGCTATGGGCCCGCAAATGTAGCAAAAAATATTATACACCGAATCGGCAGAAACATCAAGATCTGATTTCAATCCAAGAAATCTTTCAGCTTTTTGCTACGGCTGGGGTGACGCAATTTGCGCAAAGCCTTGGCCTCAATCTGACGAATCCGTTCCCGGGTGACATTGAAGATCTGGCCGACTTCCTCTAAGGTCCTGGCCCGTCCGTCATCCAGACCGAACCGCAGCCGCAGTACTTTTTCTTCCCGGGGCGTCAGCGTATTTAAGACATCTTCCAGCTGTTCTTTCAGCAGGCGAAAGGAAGCAGCCTCCGCCGGAGCGGGAGCATCCTGATCCTCGATGAAGTCGCCGAGATGGCTGTCTTCCTCTTCGCCAATGGGTGTTTCCAGGGAGACCGGTTCCTGGGCGATCTTGATAATCTCACGGACCCGTTCCGGGCTCATCTCCATCTCTTCGGCGATCTCCTCCGCGCTGGGCTCGCGGCCGAGCGCTTGCAACAACTGCCGGGAGACCCGGATCAATTTATTGATCGTCTCCACCATGTGCACGGGAATCCGGATGGTACGGGCCTGATCGGCGATGGCCCGGGTGATCGCCTGGCGGATCCACCATGTGGCGTAGGTGCTGAATTTATAGCCTTTTCGATAGTCAAATTTCTCGACGGCTTTGATTAAACCGAGATTGCCTTCCTGAATCAAGTCTAAAAAGAGCATCCCCCGACCGACATAACGTTTGGCAATGCTGACCACCAAGCGCAGATTGGCCTCAGCCAATCGCCGTTTGGCGTTTTCGTCGCCCGATTCCACTTTGCGGGCTAACTCGATCTCTTCGTTGGCGTTGAGTAAAGGAACACGGCCAATCTCTTTCAGATACATCCGCACCGGATCATCGAGCGCGATTCCTTCCGGAATCGTTAAGTCGATCTCGACCTCTTCCTCGCTATCCGGTTGGAAACCGTCCGGATCTTCGATCGGCTCTTCACTGGTGTCGGGTATGATCTCAATGCCGTGGGTAGCCAAGGCTTCATAAATTTCGTCGATCTGATCCGAATTCAGCTCTACCTGCTCCAAGGCATCCATGATTTCATGATACGAGAGGGCCCCTTTTCGCTTGCCTTTTGCAATCAACTCTTTTATGCCTTCGATATTTGGCAAGGTTTTTTCTTTACCCAACGTGTTTTTACCATCCTTCCCGGGGGGTAGACGCTCGATTTTTCGAGGTATACGAATATTTGCTCTTAATTATAATTCTGCAGAGAAACTTGGATATTCCTTCTTCAGTTTCCGGTTTAATTCGGTGAACTCCAACAGTTTTGCCTTTAGATCGGCTTCGGATAACTGAAGCCCCGAATCATCTTTTCCCGTGGCGATCTGTTCGGTCAACTTTTGAATCCTTGCTTTAAGGCGCAACATATCCAAGCGATTCAATATTCCTGCCAAATCACCGGTGCCTGATTTAAATTGTTGTTCCGCCAGCAGCGTCGAAGCCAATTCGCGTATGGGACCGGTAAGTTCATCCAATATTTGATGATTCTCCGGCGCCGGCTCAGTATCTTGCAGCGCTCCGAAAAAGTCCCGCCAAACCGCAAATTGGAAATCTTCCGCTTTCAATTCTTCTTTAATTCGCGCAAATTTATCATATTCCTGCAAAGCGATTTGCAAAAGTTCCTTTTCCGCCTCAAAAATAGCCGCTTGGATAGGGGATAATTCGGCATTCCTTATTATGCCAACACTTAGGCCATTTTTTTCAGTTGTCATTTTAGTATAACTAGGAATCAATTTATTATCCAGTACCGGAGATTTTTTCCTGTTTTTTGCAAGCCAGTCGTCAACCTCCGCGAATACCGCATTTTCGGAAACTCCGATTTCCCGGGCCAACTGACGGATATAAAACTCCCGCGCCACGGAACTTTCGATCTCGCCCAATTCCGGCAGGACCGCTTGAACTGCTCCAAGCTTCCCTTCGGAAGAATTAAGATCGTATTTTCGCAACGCTTGCTCAATCTTAAATTCGATTAACCCGGGGGCCTGAGCCAATTGTTCCCGAAAGGCCTTTTCGCCGGCTTTCTTCAGAAAGGAATCCGGATCCTCGCCGGCAGGCAACCGTAGTATTTTGACTGTCAACCCCGCTTCCCGCAGCAATCCCATTCCGCGCAACGTGGCGTTTTGTCCCGCGGTGTCGGCATCATATGCCAAGATCACCTCAGAACCGTAACGTTTGATCAATTTGACCTGATCCTGGGTAAGCGCGGTTCCCAATGAAGCGATGGCCTGTTGAAAACCACCCTGATGCGCCTGAACGACATCCATATACCCTTCCATGATAATCGCCTGGTTTTGGCGGCGGATCGTTTCCTTGGCAAGTTGTAGTCCATACAGGAAACGCCCTTTATGAAAGAGAGCGGTCTCCGGCGAATTCAAGTATTTCGGTTCGCCCTGATCCAGTACGCGGCCGCCGAAACCGACGACGTTGCCCTGGGGATCACAGATAGGGAAAATGATTCGGTCCCGAAAACGGTCGTAATAACCGTTTTCACCGAAGCTGACCAAACCCAATGTCGAGGCCTTCTCCAGCGGTACGTTTTTTTTGCGCAGCGTCTCCGTGAGGTGGTGCCAGCCCGGGGGGGCATAGCCTAGTGAAAACTTCCGCCAAATCTCCGGGTCAATACCGCGCCTCTCCAAATACTCCCTGCCCCGTTTCCCCTGTTCCGTCCTGGATAAACAATAATGAAAGTAAGATGCTGCCAGTTGATTTATTTTTAATAACTCATTCTTATTTTGGTCCGCCTGGTGGTCGTTGGACTCGGGCCAGGCGATTCCCGCCCGTTCCGCCAACTTGCGTGCCGCTTCCATAAATTCCAGATTCTCACGTTTCATAATGAAGCTGAAAACGTCGCCACCGGCACTGCAGCCGAAACAATAAAAGAACTGTTTCTCGGGGTTTACGTTGAACGAACCGGTTTTCTCGGAATGGAACGGGCATAAGCCAACCCACGAACGACCGGCTTTTCTCAAACTGACATACTCGGAGATGACCGAGACGATATCATTTTTCTCTTTAATCTCTTGAATCAGCTCCTGCTGTCGTAAACGGTCCAAGTTATCACCTGTCAAATTCCATGATATACATATTTTCTTCGTCCGGGTAAACAGTTCCTGCTTTTTTCAATCAGACATTATGGATCAACAGTAAATAATATCAGTATCGGAATTCTTTTATACATAGTTCAATAGCCCGAACCCGTTCTTGCCACGTTCACCGGTCTACCGGCGTGAACTGGAATTTGCAATTTCATCAGAAAAAAAGAAAACGCCTCAAGGCGCTTCTTTTATACCGGCGGGAGTGAAGGTAATCGTGATCGGGATTCCGTATTTACCGATTGGGCCTACGTCCTGGCCGTTGAATGTCAAGCGTACGCCTGCGGGATTTCCTAGTTTGATGACCATCGTGTTTTGGGCGGTCCAAGTCTGTTTCGGATCGGCGGAAGTGAAAGTCTTCCCATTTTTCGTGAGCGGCTGCGTTCCATCAGCATCGATGCCGACCCAAACTTTATCGGTAAATTCAGCCTCAATTCGAATGGGAGCATCCACCGTCGTAGCAGGGTCCGCAACGGACGGCGCGGGAGACTCACCCGGAGTCGGCGTCGGTGTAACTTGGACCGGAGCTTGCTTTGGAGCAGACGCCGCTTTTTGAGGAACCGACGACGCGATTTTGACGGGCGGTTTACTCCGGAATAGCGGCATCAAAAGAATGAAAGCTGCGACTCCGACCAAAGCGATTCCTACTCCCCAGTAAACCCCTTTCAATCCAACCGGTTTCGGCTGGGTCTTGGCAACCGTCTCCACCGGTTTTACTACAGGCTTTTCAGAGATCGTCTGGGGAGTTGCGGCCCGTTCCGAGCCGGGATTCTTTAATTCGTTATATTTTCGTAAAACCGCTTCGGCATCGAGCCCAACCGCATTGGCATAATTGGCCAAAAATCCTTTACGGTACACTTCACCGGGGATCATCTCCAGATCGCCTTGTTCGATCCCTTCCAGGTAACGCAATCGAATCTTGGTCGATTCCTGAATATCCCGCAAGGAAATATTCTTTTTCTCCCTGGCCTGTCGGAGGTAATCTCCAAGTTCTTTCAATTTAGCCACCTCCAATATTCTATATGGTTCGAGCTAACTCTCCAGGTTCCTGCTGTAAAATTTTTGTTAGGGTCCGGATGCCCGTTTGCGAAGTTCTTCCAATTGCCTGCCGGTAATCATGACTTCCCTGGGTTTGCTCCCTTCGTACGGGCCAATCATCCCCTTGGCTTCCATCATGTCGACTAACCGGGCGGCCCGGGTATATCCCACCCGCAGCTTGCGCTGGAGAACAGATGCCGAAGCTTGACCATGCTCAATTACGACCCGAACTGCTTCCCAAAACAGATCGTCCTCTTCATCCTTCATGACCTCGTCTTGAGATTCGGGCACATTGACGTATTGTTCCTGATAGTTGGGTTCGCCCTGTTCTTTCCAGTGTTTGATGATGAGCTCAATCTCTTTCTCAACGACCAGGGCACCTTGAATCCGATTGGGTTTCATCGCCCCCACCGGAGCAAATAACATATCACCCCGACCTAACAGTCGTTCCGCCCCCACCGTGTCCAAGATGGTCCGCGAATCGATCTGCGATTTGACAGCGAAGGCGATTCGCGAAGGGACATTGGCCTTGATGAGACCGGTTATCACATCGACTGACGGGCGTTGCGTGGCGATAACCAGATGAATACCGGTTGCCCGGGCCATCTGCGCCAGACG encodes:
- a CDS encoding zinc ribbon domain-containing protein; translation: MVNLPHLYRLQEIEGRLLALQKLRLRIAEDPELKERQKAWQNSDQLLKESEAERQRLQTNQRRLELELKTCQEHLAAEERKLYGGGVSSARELEQLQQKAAEYAKKRAALEDDLLQLMEGEEQLSAKLSQLTAIRDETVGVLEQLKQEHARQLLEVTIEEQDLTEEAEQVAAKLPKDWLERYRRIAKSHHGIGMAKVKSNSCGACHISLSESMLQNVKRAEDTLLFCESCGRILYYA
- a CDS encoding Nif3-like dinuclear metal center hexameric protein, yielding MLTVKQILEAVNRVAPWDLAESWDQVGLQVGRTQQPARRILVALDLRPEVIEEGISLQVDGFITHHPLIFKPLARLDLDTPLGASLERLLKANLFFIAVHTNADKAEDGLNQYLAERLGLESLVPLVGAGSDSTCKVTVFVPAEHARAIRRAMAEAGAGRMGDYQECAFQVQGSGSFRPGASAHPWIGQPEQQTDVPEIRLEMVAARADLPRILAAIRSHHPYEEPAIDVVPLVTQPKAGLGRIGRLPEPLTLGDFSRKVQEQLQPTGMRICGDPERKIRRVALCTGSGGSLLKMALQSRADLYLSGDLGYHDFLTAQEHGLALLDAGHWATERIFGDWLLGHFSKLWSEADGPQLLLSRAIREEPYHTL
- the rpoD gene encoding RNA polymerase sigma factor RpoD; this encodes MGKEKTLPNIEGIKELIAKGKRKGALSYHEIMDALEQVELNSDQIDEIYEALATHGIEIIPDTSEEPIEDPDGFQPDSEEEVEIDLTIPEGIALDDPVRMYLKEIGRVPLLNANEEIELARKVESGDENAKRRLAEANLRLVVSIAKRYVGRGMLFLDLIQEGNLGLIKAVEKFDYRKGYKFSTYATWWIRQAITRAIADQARTIRIPVHMVETINKLIRVSRQLLQALGREPSAEEIAEEMEMSPERVREIIKIAQEPVSLETPIGEEEDSHLGDFIEDQDAPAPAEAASFRLLKEQLEDVLNTLTPREEKVLRLRFGLDDGRARTLEEVGQIFNVTRERIRQIEAKALRKLRHPSRSKKLKDFLD
- the dnaG gene encoding DNA primase, whose translation is MTGDNLDRLRQQELIQEIKEKNDIVSVISEYVSLRKAGRSWVGLCPFHSEKTGSFNVNPEKQFFYCFGCSAGGDVFSFIMKRENLEFMEAARKLAERAGIAWPESNDHQADQNKNELLKINQLAASYFHYCLSRTEQGKRGREYLERRGIDPEIWRKFSLGYAPPGWHHLTETLRKKNVPLEKASTLGLVSFGENGYYDRFRDRIIFPICDPQGNVVGFGGRVLDQGEPKYLNSPETALFHKGRFLYGLQLAKETIRRQNQAIIMEGYMDVVQAHQGGFQQAIASLGTALTQDQVKLIKRYGSEVILAYDADTAGQNATLRGMGLLREAGLTVKILRLPAGEDPDSFLKKAGEKAFREQLAQAPGLIEFKIEQALRKYDLNSSEGKLGAVQAVLPELGEIESSVAREFYIRQLAREIGVSENAVFAEVDDWLAKNRKKSPVLDNKLIPSYTKMTTEKNGLSVGIIRNAELSPIQAAIFEAEKELLQIALQEYDKFARIKEELKAEDFQFAVWRDFFGALQDTEPAPENHQILDELTGPIRELASTLLAEQQFKSGTGDLAGILNRLDMLRLKARIQKLTEQIATGKDDSGLQLSEADLKAKLLEFTELNRKLKKEYPSFSAEL
- a CDS encoding helix-turn-helix domain-containing protein; this translates as MKELGDYLRQAREKKNISLRDIQESTKIRLRYLEGIEQGDLEMIPGEVYRKGFLANYANAVGLDAEAVLRKYNELKNPGSERAATPQTISEKPVVKPVETVAKTQPKPVGLKGVYWGVGIALVGVAAFILLMPLFRSKPPVKIASSVPQKAASAPKQAPVQVTPTPTPGESPAPSVADPATTVDAPIRIEAEFTDKVWVGIDADGTQPLTKNGKTFTSADPKQTWTAQNTMVIKLGNPAGVRLTFNGQDVGPIGKYGIPITITFTPAGIKEAP